The stretch of DNA ATGCTTGTTAATATTACTCATTTAATCACCTCGTAAACTATTTTTTAAACTTAACTAGATTATAATATAAATCTTATTAAAATCAATATTAATTTATAATAATTTTAAATTAATATTGATTATCAATTAATTAACATGTACCCACTACTACATACGTATTAAAAATATAGGACGTTATGCCAAAATTAAGAAATATCCTTCTTAAAAATTCTTAAGGATTTATTATTAATATAGAAAAAAATAGATTATACTGTAGGTAACGTAAATTATGGGAGGCTTTTTTATGAGTGAAGTAAATCAAACAAACCAAAACGAGGAACCAAAAAAGAAGATTAGTTTACAAGAAGCGATGAAGCAGCAGCTTTTAAATAAAAAGAATAATTCGGCTGCAGCGAATGCCTCATCAAATAACTCTAATGCTACGCAAAAAATGAAAAGTCAGCAAACCAAGAAAGTAAGTAATACACGGAGAAAAATGGGTGTCTAACGGCCAAAATCGAAAGGATATTCACCCAGGATTGGCAGTTAAAATCGTCCTAAAGGCTGATCAAAGAAGCGGCAAACTAACTGCAGGTGTGGT from Bacillus sp. SLBN-46 encodes:
- a CDS encoding YwbE family protein encodes the protein MSNGQNRKDIHPGLAVKIVLKADQRSGKLTAGVVKDILTNSSFHPHGIKVRLTDGQVGRVQEIQNM